A part of Spodoptera frugiperda isolate SF20-4 chromosome 25, AGI-APGP_CSIRO_Sfru_2.0, whole genome shotgun sequence genomic DNA contains:
- the LOC118262896 gene encoding neprilysin-2 isoform X4, with product MRNNVKPSFWGQRTTMEKRLLLGVGVMAILAIAFFAAFIATLLVRTSTDINDIPQTSELRISSSMPPSVVAVGSAADKKVCTYPGCIHTASKLLQNMDEKVDPCDDFYDFACGSFVKNTRIPDDKTSVNTFSLITDQLQEQIRALLDEPIVEHEPRPFVLAKTLYQACMNRTAIESRGVQPLLDMLKRLGGWPVLDGNNWDEKSFTWEKSVYNFRAAGYSVDYFLDFSISVDVKNSTKRIIDLDQASLGLSREYLNRGFSDKLVQAYYDYMVDIAVLLGAERPRAETELKESLQFEMKLANISLPLEKRRNATSLYNPMTIAELSEKFPKIPWLEYINRLLAPHVKVGEDEVAIVSVPKYISDLELLLESTPKRVQANYVMWRVAGASVSYLTDNLRRRQLAYVTALSGKTERESRWKECADTTSVSMSIAVGALYIRKYFNENSKANALEMVNDIRQQFRKTLNEVDWMDEKTRQAALEKADSMASHIAYPSEMLDNDKLAKFYDGLEMSSDKLMESVLNLTLFGTEYLFGKLREPVNKTDWVTHGRPAIVNAFYSSIENSIQFPAGILQGAFFSAKRPAYMNYGAIGFVIGHEITHGFDDQGRQFDRNGNLVDWWQEMTKQKYLEKAKCIIDQYSNYTVAEVGLKLNGVNTQGENIADNGGIKEAYYAYQAWTQRHGDEARLPGLEKYTPKQLFWLSAANTWCSVYRNEAIKLRITTGFHAPGRFRVVGPFSNMEEFAQDFKCPAGSPMNPINKCKVW from the exons GTAATGGCCATCCTGGCCATCGCTTTCTTCGCAGCGTTTATCGCGACCCTCCTGGTCCGAACCTCCACTGACATCAACG ACATACCCCAGACTAGTGAACTGAGAATTTCTTCGTCCATGCCGCCATCAGTTGTTGCTGTGGGATCTGCAGCAGATAAGAAGGTGTGCACCTACCCTGGATGCATCCACACAG CTTCAAAACTACTGCAGAATATGGATGAAAAGGTAGACCCGTGCGATGACTTCTACGATTTCGCTTGCGGATCCTTCGTGAAGAACACTCGCATTCCTGACGACAAGACGTCTGTGAACACGTTCTCGCTCATCACTGATCAGCTGCAAGAACAGATTCGCGCGCTGCTGGACGAGCCCATTGTGGAGCATGAGCCCAGACCATTCGTTCTGGCTAAAACTCTGTACCAGGCCTGCATGAACCGAA CTGCCATCGAGTCGCGAGGAGTACAACCCCTGCTTGACATGCTGAAGAGGCTCGGCGGCTGGCCCGTGCTCGACGGCAACAACTGGGACGAGAAATCCTTCACTTGGGAAAAGTCTGTGTACAACTTCAGGGCTGCCGGTTACTCCGTGGATTACTTCCTTGACTTCTCCATAAGCGTCGACGTCAAGAACTCTACCAAGCGCATCATCGat CTGGACCAGGCGTCTCTAGGTCTGAGCAGGGAATACCTGAACCGCGGCTTTAGCGACAAGCTCGTGCAGGCCTACTATGATTACATGGTTGACATCGCCGTGCTGCTGGGAGCTGAGCGCCCCCGCGCCGAGACCGAGCTCAAGGAATCCCTACAATTTGAAATGAAGCTTGCGAAT ATATCCTTGCCATTGGAAAAACGTCGTAATGCCACCAGCCTGTACAACCCCATGACCATTGCTGAACTTTCTGAAAAGTTCCCCAA GATCCCATGGCTCGAATACATCAACCGCCTGCTCGCTCCTCACGTGAAGGTTGGAGAAGACGAAGTTGCCATCGTCAGCGTACCCAAATACATTTCTGATTTAGAG CTTCTCCTGGAATCGACGCCAAAGCGTGTGCAAGCGAACTATGTGATGTGGCGAGTGGCTGGCGCTTCGGTGTCCTACCTGACCGACAACCTGCGTAGACGTCAACTGGCGTACGTGACCGCTCTCTCTGGGAAGACAGAGAGGGAGAGCCGATGGAAGGAGTGCGCTGATACCACTAGCGTGAG TATGTCGATCGCTGTGGGTGCCCTTTACATCAGGAAATACTTCAACGAGAATTCTAAAGCTAATGCTTTGGAAATGGTGAACGACATCAg GCAACAGTTCCGTAAGACCCTGAACGAAGTCGACTGGATGGACGAGAAGACCCGTCAGGCTGCGTTGGAGAAAGCCGACTCCATGGCATCACACATTGCCTACCCCAGTGAGATGTTGGACAATGACAAATTGGCGAAATTCTACGATGGA TTGGAAATGTCTTCGGACAAGCTGATGGAGTCCGTACTGAACCTGACACTGTTTGGTACCGAATACTTGTTTGGCAAGCTGCGGGAGCCAGTCAACAAGACCGACTGGGTGACCCACGGCCGTCCCGCCATCGTCAATGCATTCTACTCTTCCATTGAAAACAGTATTC AGTTCCCTGCCGGTATCCTGCAAGGTGCGTTCTTCTCAGCGAAACGTCCCGCATACATGAACTACGGCGCCATTGGTTTCGTCATCGGTCATGAGATCACTCACGGATTCGACGATCAG GGTCGTCAATTTGACAGAAATGGCAACTTGGTGGACTGGTGGCAAGAGATGACCAAGCAGAAGTACCTGGAGAAAGCCAAGTGCATCATCGACCAGTATTCCAACTATACCGTGGCCGAAGTAGGACTCAAG TTAAACGGAGTAAACACCCAGGGCGAGAACATTGCGGACAATGGCGGTATCAAGGAGGCTTACTACGCGTACCAGGCCTGGACCCAGCGACACGGAGACGAGGCTCGTCTACCCGGACTTGAGAAATACACTCCCAAACAG CTGTTCTGGCTGAGTGCGGCCAACACCTGGTGCTCGGTATACCGGAACGAAGCGATCAAGCTGCGCATCACGACCGGATTCCACGCGCCCGGACGCTTCCGTGTCGTCGGCCCCTTCTCCAACATGGAGGAATTCGCCCAGGACTTCAAATGCCCCGCCGGATCACCGATGAACCCCATCAACAAATGCAAAGTGTGGTAG
- the LOC118262896 gene encoding neprilysin-2 isoform X3: MSGDAGYISASYEMRNNVKPSFWGQRTTMEKRLLLGVGVMAILAIAFFAAFIATLLVRTSTDINDIPQTSELRISSSMPPSVVAVGSAADKKVCTYPGCIHTASKLLQNMDEKVDPCDDFYDFACGSFVKNTRIPDDKTSVNTFSLITDQLQEQIRALLDEPIVEHEPRPFVLAKTLYQACMNRTAIESRGVQPLLDMLKRLGGWPVLDGNNWDEKSFTWEKSVYNFRAAGYSVDYFLDFSISVDVKNSTKRIIDLDQASLGLSREYLNRGFSDKLVQAYYDYMVDIAVLLGAERPRAETELKESLQFEMKLANISLPLEKRRNATSLYNPMTIAELSEKFPKIPWLEYINRLLAPHVKVGEDEVAIVSVPKYISDLELLLESTPKRVQANYVMWRVAGASVSYLTDNLRRRQLAYVTALSGKTERESRWKECADTTSVSMSIAVGALYIRKYFNENSKANALEMVNDIRQQFRKTLNEVDWMDEKTRQAALEKADSMASHIAYPSEMLDNDKLAKFYDGLEMSSDKLMESVLNLTLFGTEYLFGKLREPVNKTDWVTHGRPAIVNAFYSSIENSIQFPAGILQGAFFSAKRPAYMNYGAIGFVIGHEITHGFDDQGRQFDRNGNLVDWWQEMTKQKYLEKAKCIIDQYSNYTVAEVGLKLNGVNTQGENIADNGGIKEAYYAYQAWTQRHGDEARLPGLEKYTPKQLFWLSAANTWCSVYRNEAIKLRITTGFHAPGRFRVVGPFSNMEEFAQDFKCPAGSPMNPINKCKVW; encoded by the exons GTAATGGCCATCCTGGCCATCGCTTTCTTCGCAGCGTTTATCGCGACCCTCCTGGTCCGAACCTCCACTGACATCAACG ACATACCCCAGACTAGTGAACTGAGAATTTCTTCGTCCATGCCGCCATCAGTTGTTGCTGTGGGATCTGCAGCAGATAAGAAGGTGTGCACCTACCCTGGATGCATCCACACAG CTTCAAAACTACTGCAGAATATGGATGAAAAGGTAGACCCGTGCGATGACTTCTACGATTTCGCTTGCGGATCCTTCGTGAAGAACACTCGCATTCCTGACGACAAGACGTCTGTGAACACGTTCTCGCTCATCACTGATCAGCTGCAAGAACAGATTCGCGCGCTGCTGGACGAGCCCATTGTGGAGCATGAGCCCAGACCATTCGTTCTGGCTAAAACTCTGTACCAGGCCTGCATGAACCGAA CTGCCATCGAGTCGCGAGGAGTACAACCCCTGCTTGACATGCTGAAGAGGCTCGGCGGCTGGCCCGTGCTCGACGGCAACAACTGGGACGAGAAATCCTTCACTTGGGAAAAGTCTGTGTACAACTTCAGGGCTGCCGGTTACTCCGTGGATTACTTCCTTGACTTCTCCATAAGCGTCGACGTCAAGAACTCTACCAAGCGCATCATCGat CTGGACCAGGCGTCTCTAGGTCTGAGCAGGGAATACCTGAACCGCGGCTTTAGCGACAAGCTCGTGCAGGCCTACTATGATTACATGGTTGACATCGCCGTGCTGCTGGGAGCTGAGCGCCCCCGCGCCGAGACCGAGCTCAAGGAATCCCTACAATTTGAAATGAAGCTTGCGAAT ATATCCTTGCCATTGGAAAAACGTCGTAATGCCACCAGCCTGTACAACCCCATGACCATTGCTGAACTTTCTGAAAAGTTCCCCAA GATCCCATGGCTCGAATACATCAACCGCCTGCTCGCTCCTCACGTGAAGGTTGGAGAAGACGAAGTTGCCATCGTCAGCGTACCCAAATACATTTCTGATTTAGAG CTTCTCCTGGAATCGACGCCAAAGCGTGTGCAAGCGAACTATGTGATGTGGCGAGTGGCTGGCGCTTCGGTGTCCTACCTGACCGACAACCTGCGTAGACGTCAACTGGCGTACGTGACCGCTCTCTCTGGGAAGACAGAGAGGGAGAGCCGATGGAAGGAGTGCGCTGATACCACTAGCGTGAG TATGTCGATCGCTGTGGGTGCCCTTTACATCAGGAAATACTTCAACGAGAATTCTAAAGCTAATGCTTTGGAAATGGTGAACGACATCAg GCAACAGTTCCGTAAGACCCTGAACGAAGTCGACTGGATGGACGAGAAGACCCGTCAGGCTGCGTTGGAGAAAGCCGACTCCATGGCATCACACATTGCCTACCCCAGTGAGATGTTGGACAATGACAAATTGGCGAAATTCTACGATGGA TTGGAAATGTCTTCGGACAAGCTGATGGAGTCCGTACTGAACCTGACACTGTTTGGTACCGAATACTTGTTTGGCAAGCTGCGGGAGCCAGTCAACAAGACCGACTGGGTGACCCACGGCCGTCCCGCCATCGTCAATGCATTCTACTCTTCCATTGAAAACAGTATTC AGTTCCCTGCCGGTATCCTGCAAGGTGCGTTCTTCTCAGCGAAACGTCCCGCATACATGAACTACGGCGCCATTGGTTTCGTCATCGGTCATGAGATCACTCACGGATTCGACGATCAG GGTCGTCAATTTGACAGAAATGGCAACTTGGTGGACTGGTGGCAAGAGATGACCAAGCAGAAGTACCTGGAGAAAGCCAAGTGCATCATCGACCAGTATTCCAACTATACCGTGGCCGAAGTAGGACTCAAG TTAAACGGAGTAAACACCCAGGGCGAGAACATTGCGGACAATGGCGGTATCAAGGAGGCTTACTACGCGTACCAGGCCTGGACCCAGCGACACGGAGACGAGGCTCGTCTACCCGGACTTGAGAAATACACTCCCAAACAG CTGTTCTGGCTGAGTGCGGCCAACACCTGGTGCTCGGTATACCGGAACGAAGCGATCAAGCTGCGCATCACGACCGGATTCCACGCGCCCGGACGCTTCCGTGTCGTCGGCCCCTTCTCCAACATGGAGGAATTCGCCCAGGACTTCAAATGCCCCGCCGGATCACCGATGAACCCCATCAACAAATGCAAAGTGTGGTAG
- the LOC118262896 gene encoding neprilysin-2 isoform X2 has product MQPAGDAGYISASYEMRNNVKPSFWGQRTTMEKRLLLGVGVMAILAIAFFAAFIATLLVRTSTDINDIPQTSELRISSSMPPSVVAVGSAADKKVCTYPGCIHTASKLLQNMDEKVDPCDDFYDFACGSFVKNTRIPDDKTSVNTFSLITDQLQEQIRALLDEPIVEHEPRPFVLAKTLYQACMNRTAIESRGVQPLLDMLKRLGGWPVLDGNNWDEKSFTWEKSVYNFRAAGYSVDYFLDFSISVDVKNSTKRIIDLDQASLGLSREYLNRGFSDKLVQAYYDYMVDIAVLLGAERPRAETELKESLQFEMKLANISLPLEKRRNATSLYNPMTIAELSEKFPKIPWLEYINRLLAPHVKVGEDEVAIVSVPKYISDLELLLESTPKRVQANYVMWRVAGASVSYLTDNLRRRQLAYVTALSGKTERESRWKECADTTSVSMSIAVGALYIRKYFNENSKANALEMVNDIRQQFRKTLNEVDWMDEKTRQAALEKADSMASHIAYPSEMLDNDKLAKFYDGLEMSSDKLMESVLNLTLFGTEYLFGKLREPVNKTDWVTHGRPAIVNAFYSSIENSIQFPAGILQGAFFSAKRPAYMNYGAIGFVIGHEITHGFDDQGRQFDRNGNLVDWWQEMTKQKYLEKAKCIIDQYSNYTVAEVGLKLNGVNTQGENIADNGGIKEAYYAYQAWTQRHGDEARLPGLEKYTPKQLFWLSAANTWCSVYRNEAIKLRITTGFHAPGRFRVVGPFSNMEEFAQDFKCPAGSPMNPINKCKVW; this is encoded by the exons GTAATGGCCATCCTGGCCATCGCTTTCTTCGCAGCGTTTATCGCGACCCTCCTGGTCCGAACCTCCACTGACATCAACG ACATACCCCAGACTAGTGAACTGAGAATTTCTTCGTCCATGCCGCCATCAGTTGTTGCTGTGGGATCTGCAGCAGATAAGAAGGTGTGCACCTACCCTGGATGCATCCACACAG CTTCAAAACTACTGCAGAATATGGATGAAAAGGTAGACCCGTGCGATGACTTCTACGATTTCGCTTGCGGATCCTTCGTGAAGAACACTCGCATTCCTGACGACAAGACGTCTGTGAACACGTTCTCGCTCATCACTGATCAGCTGCAAGAACAGATTCGCGCGCTGCTGGACGAGCCCATTGTGGAGCATGAGCCCAGACCATTCGTTCTGGCTAAAACTCTGTACCAGGCCTGCATGAACCGAA CTGCCATCGAGTCGCGAGGAGTACAACCCCTGCTTGACATGCTGAAGAGGCTCGGCGGCTGGCCCGTGCTCGACGGCAACAACTGGGACGAGAAATCCTTCACTTGGGAAAAGTCTGTGTACAACTTCAGGGCTGCCGGTTACTCCGTGGATTACTTCCTTGACTTCTCCATAAGCGTCGACGTCAAGAACTCTACCAAGCGCATCATCGat CTGGACCAGGCGTCTCTAGGTCTGAGCAGGGAATACCTGAACCGCGGCTTTAGCGACAAGCTCGTGCAGGCCTACTATGATTACATGGTTGACATCGCCGTGCTGCTGGGAGCTGAGCGCCCCCGCGCCGAGACCGAGCTCAAGGAATCCCTACAATTTGAAATGAAGCTTGCGAAT ATATCCTTGCCATTGGAAAAACGTCGTAATGCCACCAGCCTGTACAACCCCATGACCATTGCTGAACTTTCTGAAAAGTTCCCCAA GATCCCATGGCTCGAATACATCAACCGCCTGCTCGCTCCTCACGTGAAGGTTGGAGAAGACGAAGTTGCCATCGTCAGCGTACCCAAATACATTTCTGATTTAGAG CTTCTCCTGGAATCGACGCCAAAGCGTGTGCAAGCGAACTATGTGATGTGGCGAGTGGCTGGCGCTTCGGTGTCCTACCTGACCGACAACCTGCGTAGACGTCAACTGGCGTACGTGACCGCTCTCTCTGGGAAGACAGAGAGGGAGAGCCGATGGAAGGAGTGCGCTGATACCACTAGCGTGAG TATGTCGATCGCTGTGGGTGCCCTTTACATCAGGAAATACTTCAACGAGAATTCTAAAGCTAATGCTTTGGAAATGGTGAACGACATCAg GCAACAGTTCCGTAAGACCCTGAACGAAGTCGACTGGATGGACGAGAAGACCCGTCAGGCTGCGTTGGAGAAAGCCGACTCCATGGCATCACACATTGCCTACCCCAGTGAGATGTTGGACAATGACAAATTGGCGAAATTCTACGATGGA TTGGAAATGTCTTCGGACAAGCTGATGGAGTCCGTACTGAACCTGACACTGTTTGGTACCGAATACTTGTTTGGCAAGCTGCGGGAGCCAGTCAACAAGACCGACTGGGTGACCCACGGCCGTCCCGCCATCGTCAATGCATTCTACTCTTCCATTGAAAACAGTATTC AGTTCCCTGCCGGTATCCTGCAAGGTGCGTTCTTCTCAGCGAAACGTCCCGCATACATGAACTACGGCGCCATTGGTTTCGTCATCGGTCATGAGATCACTCACGGATTCGACGATCAG GGTCGTCAATTTGACAGAAATGGCAACTTGGTGGACTGGTGGCAAGAGATGACCAAGCAGAAGTACCTGGAGAAAGCCAAGTGCATCATCGACCAGTATTCCAACTATACCGTGGCCGAAGTAGGACTCAAG TTAAACGGAGTAAACACCCAGGGCGAGAACATTGCGGACAATGGCGGTATCAAGGAGGCTTACTACGCGTACCAGGCCTGGACCCAGCGACACGGAGACGAGGCTCGTCTACCCGGACTTGAGAAATACACTCCCAAACAG CTGTTCTGGCTGAGTGCGGCCAACACCTGGTGCTCGGTATACCGGAACGAAGCGATCAAGCTGCGCATCACGACCGGATTCCACGCGCCCGGACGCTTCCGTGTCGTCGGCCCCTTCTCCAACATGGAGGAATTCGCCCAGGACTTCAAATGCCCCGCCGGATCACCGATGAACCCCATCAACAAATGCAAAGTGTGGTAG
- the LOC118262896 gene encoding neprilysin-2 isoform X1 codes for MTEKHDSIQDSLGDAGYISASYEMRNNVKPSFWGQRTTMEKRLLLGVGVMAILAIAFFAAFIATLLVRTSTDINDIPQTSELRISSSMPPSVVAVGSAADKKVCTYPGCIHTASKLLQNMDEKVDPCDDFYDFACGSFVKNTRIPDDKTSVNTFSLITDQLQEQIRALLDEPIVEHEPRPFVLAKTLYQACMNRTAIESRGVQPLLDMLKRLGGWPVLDGNNWDEKSFTWEKSVYNFRAAGYSVDYFLDFSISVDVKNSTKRIIDLDQASLGLSREYLNRGFSDKLVQAYYDYMVDIAVLLGAERPRAETELKESLQFEMKLANISLPLEKRRNATSLYNPMTIAELSEKFPKIPWLEYINRLLAPHVKVGEDEVAIVSVPKYISDLELLLESTPKRVQANYVMWRVAGASVSYLTDNLRRRQLAYVTALSGKTERESRWKECADTTSVSMSIAVGALYIRKYFNENSKANALEMVNDIRQQFRKTLNEVDWMDEKTRQAALEKADSMASHIAYPSEMLDNDKLAKFYDGLEMSSDKLMESVLNLTLFGTEYLFGKLREPVNKTDWVTHGRPAIVNAFYSSIENSIQFPAGILQGAFFSAKRPAYMNYGAIGFVIGHEITHGFDDQGRQFDRNGNLVDWWQEMTKQKYLEKAKCIIDQYSNYTVAEVGLKLNGVNTQGENIADNGGIKEAYYAYQAWTQRHGDEARLPGLEKYTPKQLFWLSAANTWCSVYRNEAIKLRITTGFHAPGRFRVVGPFSNMEEFAQDFKCPAGSPMNPINKCKVW; via the exons GTAATGGCCATCCTGGCCATCGCTTTCTTCGCAGCGTTTATCGCGACCCTCCTGGTCCGAACCTCCACTGACATCAACG ACATACCCCAGACTAGTGAACTGAGAATTTCTTCGTCCATGCCGCCATCAGTTGTTGCTGTGGGATCTGCAGCAGATAAGAAGGTGTGCACCTACCCTGGATGCATCCACACAG CTTCAAAACTACTGCAGAATATGGATGAAAAGGTAGACCCGTGCGATGACTTCTACGATTTCGCTTGCGGATCCTTCGTGAAGAACACTCGCATTCCTGACGACAAGACGTCTGTGAACACGTTCTCGCTCATCACTGATCAGCTGCAAGAACAGATTCGCGCGCTGCTGGACGAGCCCATTGTGGAGCATGAGCCCAGACCATTCGTTCTGGCTAAAACTCTGTACCAGGCCTGCATGAACCGAA CTGCCATCGAGTCGCGAGGAGTACAACCCCTGCTTGACATGCTGAAGAGGCTCGGCGGCTGGCCCGTGCTCGACGGCAACAACTGGGACGAGAAATCCTTCACTTGGGAAAAGTCTGTGTACAACTTCAGGGCTGCCGGTTACTCCGTGGATTACTTCCTTGACTTCTCCATAAGCGTCGACGTCAAGAACTCTACCAAGCGCATCATCGat CTGGACCAGGCGTCTCTAGGTCTGAGCAGGGAATACCTGAACCGCGGCTTTAGCGACAAGCTCGTGCAGGCCTACTATGATTACATGGTTGACATCGCCGTGCTGCTGGGAGCTGAGCGCCCCCGCGCCGAGACCGAGCTCAAGGAATCCCTACAATTTGAAATGAAGCTTGCGAAT ATATCCTTGCCATTGGAAAAACGTCGTAATGCCACCAGCCTGTACAACCCCATGACCATTGCTGAACTTTCTGAAAAGTTCCCCAA GATCCCATGGCTCGAATACATCAACCGCCTGCTCGCTCCTCACGTGAAGGTTGGAGAAGACGAAGTTGCCATCGTCAGCGTACCCAAATACATTTCTGATTTAGAG CTTCTCCTGGAATCGACGCCAAAGCGTGTGCAAGCGAACTATGTGATGTGGCGAGTGGCTGGCGCTTCGGTGTCCTACCTGACCGACAACCTGCGTAGACGTCAACTGGCGTACGTGACCGCTCTCTCTGGGAAGACAGAGAGGGAGAGCCGATGGAAGGAGTGCGCTGATACCACTAGCGTGAG TATGTCGATCGCTGTGGGTGCCCTTTACATCAGGAAATACTTCAACGAGAATTCTAAAGCTAATGCTTTGGAAATGGTGAACGACATCAg GCAACAGTTCCGTAAGACCCTGAACGAAGTCGACTGGATGGACGAGAAGACCCGTCAGGCTGCGTTGGAGAAAGCCGACTCCATGGCATCACACATTGCCTACCCCAGTGAGATGTTGGACAATGACAAATTGGCGAAATTCTACGATGGA TTGGAAATGTCTTCGGACAAGCTGATGGAGTCCGTACTGAACCTGACACTGTTTGGTACCGAATACTTGTTTGGCAAGCTGCGGGAGCCAGTCAACAAGACCGACTGGGTGACCCACGGCCGTCCCGCCATCGTCAATGCATTCTACTCTTCCATTGAAAACAGTATTC AGTTCCCTGCCGGTATCCTGCAAGGTGCGTTCTTCTCAGCGAAACGTCCCGCATACATGAACTACGGCGCCATTGGTTTCGTCATCGGTCATGAGATCACTCACGGATTCGACGATCAG GGTCGTCAATTTGACAGAAATGGCAACTTGGTGGACTGGTGGCAAGAGATGACCAAGCAGAAGTACCTGGAGAAAGCCAAGTGCATCATCGACCAGTATTCCAACTATACCGTGGCCGAAGTAGGACTCAAG TTAAACGGAGTAAACACCCAGGGCGAGAACATTGCGGACAATGGCGGTATCAAGGAGGCTTACTACGCGTACCAGGCCTGGACCCAGCGACACGGAGACGAGGCTCGTCTACCCGGACTTGAGAAATACACTCCCAAACAG CTGTTCTGGCTGAGTGCGGCCAACACCTGGTGCTCGGTATACCGGAACGAAGCGATCAAGCTGCGCATCACGACCGGATTCCACGCGCCCGGACGCTTCCGTGTCGTCGGCCCCTTCTCCAACATGGAGGAATTCGCCCAGGACTTCAAATGCCCCGCCGGATCACCGATGAACCCCATCAACAAATGCAAAGTGTGGTAG